CTCCTCAAGTTCTTCTTCAAGCTTATCTTGGAAGcttgtaaggggggtgagtatttgggaataCTCTGTAAGTGGGGGCATATCGAGCacaataaaacaacatgcataaatttcgagATTTTCATGACTTGCATACATACTTCATAACACATGCATAATATTTATCAAGCACTGCGACTCATATACTTTCTATGGTTTaatgacgtcagtccctaatttttactcctctaaggggacgaggccgtatagcggttatatcccccaccgcgtaagggtacgtcttggttgggattcccacccatatacagtcgactcctcacagtgcttaaAACCGTATGACCAATACACGAAAGGAATAGAAGCAGGATAGTACTCGACCGTGTTTTTAAACCAAAACCAAAAATCACATATGCATAAAACCGAGATTTTAATTTTacaaacaagcccacttaccgtagtTTTGGAATGCTAAAAATGTAGGCGAATGGCTCTGGATTGAATCACTtctcgttcctcgttcgagcagaGCTTCGGCTCACGATCCCGGCTAACTTTGGATGATTTTTCAGCAGGGTTTCGGCTAGGatagctgctggaattttcaaGAATTGCAGCTAgggatttcgaaaattttgtgtAGGGAGTGCTAGGCTTTGatgtggtatttataggggagGGGAATGTAGCTAATTATGGTGGCTAAATCATGCCCAAATTTGCCTCAAATCTCACAATATTTGACTCCAATTTTCTTGCCATTGCTGATGATCTATCTTCCTAATTCGTGAGATTTAAATCCTTGATTCCCACTCTTGAGATTGGTTCGAAATATGGTGCAAGGGAGAAAAGGATTTATTTCCCTTCTTTGGCTCAAGCTTGTATGCTATCAAATATTAGGCAAAATtctcaaaatttcgaaattgtCCATGTCCATGCAATCATTCTCCTAAACCTTGCATGATATCTCCCAAATCTTGCAATATCTCCCcccaaaaattcgaaaatatgcaTGCCTTGGTGTATTATTATTGACTTGGCAAAACTATTTCCAACAATTAATTTCCCAAGGTGTATAtcttattaatattattttatacaaaAAATCAAATTCTACAAATTTCCTTACAACTTATTAATTACTTCCTTGAAAAAAAATCGGTTCTTACATCCCTTCGTTCTTAtgagaaatttcgtcctcagaACTGGAGTTGGCTTGATCTCCAAATAGGTAGGGATATTCCTTTCGCCTCTTCTCTTCaacttcccaagttgcttctcgctCTGTGGTCACGTAGGGAATGATACGTCGTCTAAGGACTTGTTCCTTAGTGTCCACAATTCTGATGGGGACCTCTTCGTATTTCAGTTCTTCTCCCAAGTTTCCTTCGATCAAGAGTGGTTCTACCTCCAACACGTGACTCGGGTTTGGAATGTACCTTCTCAGTTGGGACACATGGAACACGTTGTGGATTCTTGACATGCTTGGTGGCAGTGCCAGTCTGCATGCTAGGGTGCCCACCTTTTCCAAGATTTCGAATGGTCCAACATATCGAGGGTTCAGTTTCCCGGCCTTACAGAATCGGACAACCCCTCTCATAGGCGAGACTTTCACATAAGCCTTCTCGCCCACGTTGAACTCTACAGGCCTTCTTTTAAGATCTGCCCAGCTCTTCTGtcgatcttgagctgccttgagctGTTCCTGAATGATTTTAACCTTGTCCACGGTCATCTGCACTAGCTCAGGTCCCGCCACGGCCTTCTCTCCAACTTCGTCCCAATAAAGTGGTGATTGACATTCCCTTCCATAAAGggcttcgtatggtgccattccaatgtTGTTGTGATAGCTGTGGTTGTAAGCAAACTCAATTAAGGGTAGATGAGTGCTCCAGTTGCTACTAAATTTCAGGGTGCATGCTCAcagcatatcttctaaggtTTGTATGGTCTTCTCagtttgtccatcggtttgaggatgttAGGCCGTACTTAGGGTTACTTTCGTCCCCATGGcctcttgaaagctcttccaaaagcgcGAGACAAACcttggatctctatcagataagATGCTCACTGGCACTCCATGCAGCCTCACAATGTTGTCCATGTACAGTGAAGCCAACTTGTCGAGATTGTAATTCATGCGGACGGATAGGAAGTGTGCGGTCTTCGTGAGTCTGTCTACGATCACCCATATACCGTCGTGGCTTTGCCTAGACTTTTGCAATCCTACcaaaaaatccatggaaatatgctcccatttccactcggggatttCCAGAGGTTGTagtaatcctccaggtcgcTGGTGTTCTGCTTTGACCTGCTGGCATACCTGACATCTGGAGACGAATTCAGCTACATCTCTTTTCATGCCATTCCACCAGAAATTACTCTTGATATCCCTGTACATTTTCGTACTGCCTTGATGGACTGAGAATTTTGACTTGTGCGCCTCTGCCATTATCTCTTGGCGAAGGTTGTCACTGTCGGGCAAACACGGTCTTCTTTTCATCCATAAGATTCCCTTGTCATCAATCTGATGATCCTGAGACTTCCCTTCTCTTACTTGCTCCTTAAGTTTGGTCAGTACCGGGTCTCGATCttggtttaacttgacggtctctTGCAGATATGGCTGGGCCGAGAGGGAAGCTAGAGTTACCTTGCCTGGGCCCTTCCGACTTAGCGCATCAGCCACTTTGTTtgctttacccggatggtagcttatggtcaagtcatagtccttcagaagttcgatccatcgtctttgcctcatattcagctccttttgggtgaacaagtacttgaggctctgatgGTCTGTGAAGATTTCACATTTAGTACCATagaggtagtgtctccaaatctttaaggcgaaGACAACCGCTGCTAGTtccagatcatgagtagggtagttctgctcgtgcggtttcaagtgccttgatgcgtaggcgATCACTCTTCCTTCTTGCATTAGTACGCATCCTAGACCTTCCTTAGAGGCGTCACTGTAAATAGTGAAATCTTTATTCTCTGCGGGCAGGATCAACACTTACGTGGACGCGAGTTTCTCTTTCAATGTCAGGAAACTCTTCTCGCAATCCTCACTCCAGATGAATTTAGaattcttctgtgtgagcttcGTCAGTGGCACGGCTATCGAGGAAAACCGTTCGACGAACTTCCGGTAGTAACCTGCCAATCCAATTAAGCTTCTGATgtcggtggcgttcttaggtctCGGCCACTCAgtaattgcctctactttcctTGGATCCACTGACACTCCTTCTTTCGATATCACGTGTCCTAGAAATGACACGCTCcttagccagaattcacacttgctaaacttaACATAGAGCTTATTCTCTCTTAAGGTTTGCAGAGCAAGGTGAAGGTGCTCTTCATGGCTCACCTCGTCAGGAGAATAGACGaggatatcgtcgatgaataccactatgaactgatccaggaatggct
This window of the Primulina tabacum isolate GXHZ01 chromosome 12, ASM2559414v2, whole genome shotgun sequence genome carries:
- the LOC142521336 gene encoding uncharacterized protein LOC142521336, which codes for MAGRPPRQNRNPRYANNNNANEGGNGPPHGFSLNQADLMAIATIVATTLEGLVNPNANQPPPPPPQHGVKFHYESLRKNRYPTLSGAAGPEVSQSWLKSVETRLRLLEVLEALKADVIVPFLEDKAGKWWEAISPAMTAAGLITWQRFREAFLKQYYPAEVRLQKMSEFENFSQAPDMSVVEYTSQFNALGSYAPAIMTDEVLKLHRFKKRVEQQDPISSSSLPTCQLFTDICRREGENRNKRPLSGQYSQEKPMFKRLNQSECPTAANRPAGPNRGTGPNAGAGPSKPKEDKPNAIVFAMTQEEADDANEVVSGTILIQQVSAYALFECGATHSFMSKRFAKKQGWMDWLARNNAIVDCKRKRVKLRTPDQEEVVFQGKSKGRKSLLSASKSWKVMKSGEDIYLAMVSEIKEEVELKLEDIPIVREFPDVFPEELSGIVPNREVEFEINLVSGHVISKEGVSVDPRKVEAITEWPRPKNATDIRSLIGLAGYYRKFVERFSSIAVPLTKLTQKNSKFIWSEDCEKSFLTLKEKLASTYHPGKANKVADALSRKGPGKVTLASLSAQPYLQETVKLNQDRDPVLTKLKEQVREGKSQDHQIDDKGILWMKRRPCLPDSDNLRQEIMAEAHKSKFSVHQGSTKMYRDIKSNFWWNGMKRDVAEFVSRCQVCQQVKAEHQRPGGLLQPLEIPEWKWEHISMDFLVGLQKSRQSHDGIWVIVDRLTKTAHFLSVRMNYNLDKLASLYMDNIVRLHGVPVSILSDRDPSYHNNIGMAPYEALYGRECQSPLYWDEVGEKAVAGPELVQMTVDKVKIIQEQLKAAQDRQKSWADLKRRPVEFNVGEKAYVKVSPMRGVVRFCKAGKLNPRYVGPFEILEKVGTLACRLALPPSMSRIHNVFHVSQLRRYIPNPSHVLEVEPLLIEGNLGEELKYEEVPIRIVDTKEQVLRRRIIPYVTTEREATWEVEEKRRKEYPYLFGDQANSSSEDEISHKNEGM